In the Diospyros lotus cultivar Yz01 chromosome 13, ASM1463336v1, whole genome shotgun sequence genome, ATAATTAGGGCCccaatgaagaaaaaagaaatcattaaatacataattttttgttaaaaattaagtaaaaaaagttattaggtaacaaatacataaaataaaataaaatacatagaaAGTAGCAATAACAAGTAGTCGTCATGAGAACCAGTCGATGggttgtttcttctttgtcGAAAAttgctagttttttttttctaaataattttcctttaatttcttgaaaaattctcaCCAGAATCtaagatattattattttcacctactaaaattttattacaaaatccAATTTTCAAGTTGACATATCTCTCCATACTTTTTTTCTATGGCTACTAGAGGCTTGGGCTTTGGAATGGATTGAGAAGCATGGCCAAGAACCAACCAAGGCTATACCCACAGGGCATAGTAAGTGAGACGGTTCAACGAAAATCCCATTTGGGCCATTCTGAGTCGGACTATGTAAGCCCTATTTAACTCTAAAGGTAAAGGGGTCTAAAACCTTTACTTATTGTTATTCTCTAGTGctttattctttaaaatctGAATATTAACTTGATCGTCAAAACTTCTCTTTTAAGGGACAAAAGCCTCATATTTATCGAAGTTAGTAGGTGGTGAATTGGGTCTCAATTCTCAACAACATCAAGTAGATATACTGAATGCGAGTTCTAATTGACAACAAAACTAGTTAAAAAAGAATACAATAATTTAGTTTCACGTACCTCGAAGCATATTTTAGGTCTTCTTGGTGAACAGCTTGCACCATGTTGAAATCCAATTTGGCAAACTCGAGCAACATGGCATTCTTGTTTGACCTCCTCTCATATGCATCAATGAACCACCTTGCCTCCATCCTAGGCATGGTCCAATGTAATGGAAGCTCCAAAGCATGAGCTACTAGCATCTCAAGATCTCCATCTATGTCATTCTTGTCTGTCAAGTACTCTTTCAAATGCTTGGTTGTGAAATCTCTCGCCTCTTCCAATATACTTTCATGATCACCACCTTCTGAGAGGTATGAAGCTTCATACAAGGAAAGAAGCCCCTTTGTGTCCTTACACAATGACTCCTTGAACATCCCAGACTTGTCTTTGAAGCACTCAAAAACCCCTGCAAACAACCATacctttttacttttttgtgaAAAAGTTTTATGGATCAGTTtagatatagaaaatatattataataaaagttatatttaaaagtGAGACAAGATTAGTTATTTATGGACTATAACTAGAAATAATTCCCAACAGACACATCAACAAATCTCATTTATTATCGGGGGACATATCAACAAATCAAGATTAGTTATTTACTTTCTAAAGAATACTTTTTCCATATCAATGTAAAGCCTGCAAGCTATGATGCATAGAAACACCATGGGAGTGTTGTTTCAGTTTTTTCAAAACGTTTATTATACTTAAACactgaaaaatatgaaaaagaaaatatttttgagtcatttttgCAATTTCATAAACATTAtaggattattttataatattaaaaaatatcaaaattacattTTCGATTTAAAAACACGTTTCAGTCCATGAATAAGTtaaagatgaaataaaaaaatctcatttattatataatataaaaattatacattatatattaatttttaatatataattttatatattaaaaattatatttacaaaaaactccttacatttattttatttacacattttatattttatttttttaactttttaaaaatataattatcttatttcCCTTTTATATCTTAGAGTTTGTTTGATTacattatctagaatttaattctaggtaatgtttgcttagaaaacaaaaaccaccccactcccttggaaaatgaattccatggaaaaaagttttaaatgtttgtatcatacacatatttttcataaaaaatttaaaagtgtttgattattttcataaaaaatatatataataattacatattttttatatgataaatatttataatcaaaCATACTCTTAgctcttttcctttcctttcccgTCTCCGTGAAATCTAGTATGCAAATATTACAACCCTTCTGTAAACCACGTACCTGGAGGGACCTTACACTGGTGCTGGCGCAAGAGCCTGAAATGGAGAGCGGCAGCGTACAGGTCCCCTTTGCTGCACCAATCGCTTATCATGAGACCACCATCGTCGTTCACCATCATCAACTCAAGCGTGCTTCTACTCTCAGCCCGAAAATGGTAAGACACTCCAAGCCTCTGCACTGCGTCTATCAACTCCAGCTTCTCCAACGGATCCTCTGTCTTCTCCCTCATCGTCCTCCTCACAGCCTCTTTCAGTTCCGCCGACCGCTTCACGTACCCATCTCCCTGTAAACAGGATCGTAATCATCAGCTCTAAGAATAAAGTTTTCTTAATTGAAACCCAATactcatcatatatatatatgtatgtatatataccgTATATTCACTGCTCAGTGACTGCAAATAGTGATGGTCCCAAATGGGGGGCTGGTAGTTGGCGGATCGCCTCACGGTCGTCTTCTGATCACGATGAGTTTGGCTGCTGGGAGTGGCAGCTCTAACCCGAAAGCTACGTATACATATATGGGGAATAAGTCGGCGGCGGCGATCGGAGAAACCCAGCCTTGCGGCGGTGGCAAGAGATACCGGAGCTTGGAAGCCTAGCGCAGAAGCCATATGTTGCATGCACCGATCGATCAGTTTGGAACGATTGATTATTGTTGTGACTATGGAATCTATAAACTAAACAATAAAGGGGGAGTGAAGGCTAACAAGTATTGTAATTTAAGGGTAAATtacaaattaagataaaaacATGCAATTACGTATGGGTTTGCCCAAAATAATATTTCCCAAAAAGACGTGTAGACTAAGTCAATCTGACATCTGTCCCAACGTCTTTATCTTCGTGCAAATGGTTTTAAACTAAATTGAAGTGTTGTTACGTTTTCCAAACTCACAATCAACTTGTTATGCGTTTAAAATTATTGAGATTGTAACATTCTAATTAAACCCCATTTTTGAGATTAAGTTGTAGAAAATAATAAGTTAAGGTGGGACccaattaaattatataaaattaattgatgaatttatttattaagactTCGTTTGGATTGGAGGTTCGGATGCATTGAATTGAGTTCATGgtcaaataaaataagagagtttttgataaatttcaCTTCAACTTAACTCAACTCATATTAGGTGTGCTAAGGGTCCAAACTCACAATCTACGTGTTATGCGTTTAAAATTATTGAGATTGTAACATTCtaattaaactcatttttttagaTTACGTTTGAGATTCAGATGCATTTGAATTGAGTTCATAATGAAATAGAGTAAATTTCACTTCAACTTGAGTTATGGAATGACCCATCCAAGAGGTGGGTGAGTCGGGTGATTAACAATTTggatgattttaaaatatttttagaataataaacaacataagattttaatttatacaaaaaaaaaggtttGTAATGAAAGTACCATGCATTGTTTGAGAGATAAAAAATGCAAGAGAaataagatttatagtggtcTAACATTTCCAACCCTACACGTTCACTATTCTAATactcaatataaaatttttgaatacactaaaaagaattttcaaatagAAAACCACTACTCAATACAACAAATTAGCTTCTAAGCTGACTTCAACAATTTGCCATTAACCTCGCCAAGCCAAAAATTTAGAGAGCTAAGCCAATTTCTTCATTGCAATAGTGTTCGTCATCACTAAATTCCCTTGTCAAATTGATAAGGAGAAGCCAAAACATCGCCAGAGTTGGCGATCCATCACAATTGACCAAGCTTCACCATATCTCCCATCTCAATAGCCAATTTGTCATCGAAAGAGGCCCACGGAAGGTCCAAGAGGTTGGAGATAACTATCGGCAGTGACGACGACTAGCATCTACAGTGGCGTTGGAAGGGGAATAGGTGGCGACGAGCAGACCGCCGGTGGCAATACCAACAACCAAGCAACGACGAGCAGACCAACAGCGTCAAAAGGGGAACGAGCGACGagtttgtttatgtatatgattTTGGGatatcttatatttatttttgtattggataagtgatattatgtatttgtgtatttaattattaattttgtatatttttgtatttgattattgattttatatatgtatgtatctaattattttgtatatttgattataaatttgtatagtaatgaaaattatatgtaagttaaaataaatagaattaaaatttattaataaataaataaaatatgaaatcaaATAAAGAGGAAAATAGAGAGTGTTGTTGGAGTAGATATAGTTTTTGACACAaaattcactacaagaaattcagGATTTAGCTACGAATTTTTAGCGATAGAAATTTCTTTCGCTATTTTGTGACAAAACAGTGACAGATTGTTGGAAAAATTTTTTGCAAGGATTAGCAACAAAATTTAGCAATAGAAAAAATTTcgtcataaaaatataaaaaaattcaaaaaatattttttttaagctaTGGAAAAAATAATCCATCACAACAATTAGCAACATAACCTTATTTCCATcgctatattttaataataaaaaaagtaaaaattaaatttttttatagtgacaGAATTTATATTCCATCACAAATACTTGCAACGGATAATATATtttgtcattaaattttaaaaaaataattttaatattagtttaaataataaaaaaattaatgttagcaACGGATTTAATATTATGTCGCtaattttagcaatggaaattaaattttgtcacgTATATTtgcaatgaaaaataaattctatcgttaaattttacaataaaaattttaattttaatattaatttaaataataaaaaaattaaaaattaattttagcaacgaatttaacattttgtcactaattttatggacaaaaaattatttctttagttaaaaaataaatttttatttttattttttttattattaaaagttaGTGATGGAAATAACTTTCCATTgctaattttagcgatggattattatttttgtctttaatttttaataataaaaaaattaaatttaatattagtttaagtaagaaaaaaattaaaaaattatagttaatCCATCGCTGAGTTTGCGACGGAATATTCAATCCGTcgctaacattaattttttattttttatttttattcaattaatttataaatatttaaattttataaaaaaaatatatattaatgtatatttaaaaaattaaatatacatttaaacttgagatgaatataaaaaaattaatttataaaatttaaataaatatgttaagtttaaaaactataatatacttaaattttaaatatatcaattaatatatttcatgtgcataaaataaaaaatatattaaatatataataattaattatttgtaatatttattacatgtgtacaaaatataatcaaacattacatttgaaaaataaataaaaagtttaaaaaccataatattattaaaaattttattattttaaattttaaaaatcataaaaatgaaacaatattgaTGGATTACATAATATGAAAAAGAGTCTAGGTGCTATTAGgtcaatctctttctctctataaataggagaattttttgctaaggttaaaagtttaaaaatcataatatatagATGACATTGTGTCTTATACTGGATAACAATATTATATGTCACTgtctaatatatagatattgCAATACAATTTAATGTAcaattaagtcattcataataaataactaGAGAAGTAACATATATTATtctcgttaaaaaataaaaaaatgtataaataaatatttatttagtatattttaatagttatactataaaaaaaactataagggattaatttttattttttgaaatttaagtgttatgtataaaacgCTAATGCtgaccaagaaaaaaataaatatatttttatataaatttaaatattataattcaaatctctctctttcttctttgccACTATTTGTTAATCACTAACTATTATTTGTCAACAACTAACTATCGAGCACTTGTTATCATCGCCATCATCTCTTTCCTCACACCATTAGTTAGTATTGCAACAAATTATTTCATGTTGTCATTTCTTTATCATTTgtcctctctctttttctctttgagtTATATATGAAATTCAACAATTTGGAACTCATTGTGTTGATCAAATGGGTTCTGCCATTAATTACAATACTTTATT is a window encoding:
- the LOC127788927 gene encoding terpene synthase 10-like is translated as MQHMASALGFQAPVSLATAARLGFSDRRRRLIPHICIRSFRVRAATPSSQTHRDQKTTVRRSANYQPPIWDHHYLQSLSSEYTGDGYVKRSAELKEAVRRTMREKTEDPLEKLELIDAVQRLGVSYHFRAESRSTLELMMVNDDGGLMISDWCSKGDLYAAALHFRLLRQHQCKVPPGVFECFKDKSGMFKESLCKDTKGLLSLYEASYLSEGGDHESILEEARDFTTKHLKEYLTDKNDIDGDLEMLVAHALELPLHWTMPRMEARWFIDAYERRSNKNAMLLEFAKLDFNMVQAVHQEDLKYASRWWDNMRWRERLPFGRDRILENYLWSVGQVYEPQFQHYRRMATRINQIITCIDDIYDIYGTLDELQLFTNAVESWDVNAIEQLPHYMKICFFGFYNCINEMAYDTLKEHNVHILPYLKKKWQDLCQCYMREAKWSYIGYIPTFEEYLNYAWITVAGPVMLLHGYFLSANFLTNDELQCLETYPDIIKWPAIVARLTNDLGTSSDEMKRGDVPKSIQIYMHETGASVEDAREHVKHLINKAWNKINEARVTDSPFNRAFVEMATNLARVAQFIYQYGDGHGHDIGGKNKDRVISLLIEPISLTSK